The genomic segment CTGAAAATACCGGCAGAATCTCAGACTGCAGTAGTTACAGATAAAACCGCTTCTTCCCTGACCGGCGAAGAGCAAACAGGAAAATCCCTTTCTCAAGATTCTTCGGGGACATCCCCACGCCAGGAACGGCCCGCCGAAACAAAACCGCCGGCTTCTTCAACTTCATCAACGGAACAGAAGAAAACAACCACGCCGCCGGTGCTTAAACCCACCGAACCGGTGGTGGCTGAACAGAAAACTGAATCCCCTGCCTCGCCCCTTCAAAGTCTTCCTGAACCTGCGGTTCGGGGGGAAGGGGCACTCCCTGAAGCGCTTTCCTATTCCCGATCGGTGCGAGCCCTGGTAGGACAGCTTGTGGAAGTTCCTTTTCAGGGGGGTGGATGGATTTATTTGGGAGAAGTGGCGGGGCGGCGGGGGCTTGTCTACGATTCACGGCGAACCGATCCGGAGGGCCAGACCTTTATTTTTCGAGCCGAAAATGTGGGGCTCTATAGCCTGAAATTTTTTCGTCAGGATTTCTTGCAGGATTATGTGATAAATGATTATGTGCGGGTGGAGGTTATCCAGAACCCCGAAATAACTGAAACCGGCGGATTTCGCCTTGCCCCTGATCGGGGAAGGGTGGTAGCCGAACCACGCTGGCCCCCCCGCTCTGTAGCTGCTGCCCCGGCGGCGGCCCCGGAATCGTCGAAGGGAACTGGGGACCAATCGGCAAGCCCCATTTCTTCTTCCACAAAAGGAGAGCAGGGGGACAATACCTCTGCCTTCTCCCCGGTGCCACCAGCAAATACCGGAACTTCAGCGCCTGCTTCATCAGGAACTGCCGGTGGTTCGGCGAATGTTTCCCCCGGGGCCGCCGCCGGAACCTCTTCTGCTTCACAGGGGGCTGTCCCTGCGGCAACGGGAGGCTCTGGACCTGCGCCGGGTGGGGCCCCTTCAGGGACCACTACGACGGGTGCGGGGGCCCAGAATCTACGTACTTCGGGGGGTCAGGCTACATCGACTGCTCCAGGCCTCTCTGCAGTTTCTGGTGGGACTCCTTCGGGCCTTTCTGCGCTTTCTGGTGTTTCTCCCGCATCCTCGACGCTCCCTGAAAATACGAGCCTGGAGGCGTTGCTTCGCCAGGCTCGGGATGCCTACGAGAAAAACCAATATGCCGCAGCTCTGGATCTACTCAATCAGATGTATGATTCGTATCCCGCGGGAACGGACGAAGCCCTCTGGCTTATGGGCCAGATCTTTGAAACCCAGGGGCCTCAGCGGGACATAAAAAAAGCCTACGATGCCTATAAACGGCTCCTTGAGGAATTCCCCACCAGTAGCCGCTATGACGAGGCTCAACGGCGGGTACGTTACATTGAACGGTTTTACTTTAACATTCGCTAGAATGGGGTGTCCGATTCTATGAAAAAAACAGGTCCAGCCATTGGGGTTCTCCTCGTAGTACTTTCTATTTCCTATCTTTACGCTAAGAGCCCCTCATCCCAGCGGCAAGACCTGTATCGGGTGAATAAAGAGAACATAAGCTTTTCTTCCCAGGTGGTTTTAAGCCGCTGCCTGCCGGCCTTTGTGGAAGAAGTAGTTGATGGAGATACCATCAAGGTACGGCTTAGCGGTTCCATTCCCCGTTCCCTGAAGGCTCGAGAAACCATCCGGCTTCTGGGGATTGATGCGCCCGAAACAGAAAGCTCCCCCCGGCCGGTGGGTTTCTTTGGGGAAGAAGCAAAAAAATATGCTCGTCGCCTGTTATTACAGCAGCGGGTGTTTCTTGCCTTTGACTGGGATTTGCGGGATCGGTATGGCCGATTGCTGGCCTATGTGTACCTTCCTGACGGACGCTGTGTGAACAAACTGCTTATCGAAGAAGGATACGCCTATGCCTATACCCGCTATCCCTTTCAATTCTTAGAGGAATTTCGGCAGGCCCAAAATATTGCCCGATCTCAAAAACGGGGACTCTGGGCCAGCGCTTCCCCGAAAAATTAAATCTGAAGCCGCTCCCGGTGATGATAGGCGGCGGCCCGCAGTTCCTTTACCTGTTCGTCCTTAAGGTAGTCTTCAAAGTTCATCATCCGATCGATATAGGTTCCATCGGGGAGAAGCTCTATAATCCGGTTTGCAATGGAGGTGATGAACTCGTGATCGTGGGTGTTGAACAGGAGAACCCCCTGGAAATCCACGAGCCCTTCGTTGAGGGATGTGATGGCCTCAAGATCCAGATGATTGGTAGGCTCGTCAAGGATAAGAACGTTCGCCCCGGAAAGCATCATCCTGGCTAAGAGACAGCGGACCTTTTCTCCCCCAGAAAGTACCCGGACAGGTTTTAGTGCCTCATCCCCAGAAAAGAGCATCCTTCCCAAGAAACTACGGACATAGGTTTCGTCCTGGTCCGGGGAAAACTGTTTAAGCCAATCGGTGATGGAAAGGTCCGTGTCAAAATAGCGCCCATGTTCCCGGGGAAAGTAGGAAAAACTCACCGTTTGTCCCCAGGCGATGTCCCCCGATTGAGGGACAAGTTCCCCCGCCAGAATATCAAAAAGGGCCGTTTTTGCCTGATGCTGGAGCCCTACAAAGGCGATCTTATCTTCCCGGTGCACCGTCAGCGAAAAGTTTTTAAGAAGCACCGTTCCATCGGGAGCCGTATAGTTCAGTTTTTCTATCCGAAGTACATTGTTGCCGATTTCCCGGTTTGGTTTAAAGGCCACGTAGGGGAATTTTCGAGTAGTAACCGGAATTGAGTCCAATTCCAGCTTTTCAAGGACCTTTTTACGACTTGTGGCCTGACGGCTTTTCGAGGCATTGCTTGCAAAGCGTTGGATGAACTCTTTAAGTTCCCGGGCCTTTTCTTCGTTCTTTTTCTGCTGCTCCCGGGCTTGTCGCTGGAGAATCTGGCTCATCTTATACCAGAAATCGTAGTTCCCCGCATACATGGTAATCCGCCCATAATCAATATCGCAGATATGGGTACAGACTGTATTAAGAAAGTGACGATCGTGGGAAACCACAATCACAGTGTTGGGAAATTCGATCAGAAATTCTTCGAGCCACTCGATGGATTCAAGATCTAGACCGTTGGTGGGCTCATCCAGGAGAAGGATATCGGGATTCCCAAAGAGGGCCTGCGCCAGGAGGACCCGTACCTTTTGGGCTTCGTCAAGTTCGCTCATCATCTTGCCCTGGGCCTCTTCTTCAAGGCCCAGGCCGGAAAGAAGCTGACTTGCCTGGGCTTCCGCTTCCCAACCCCCCAGTTCTGCAAATTCCGCTTCCAGTTCCCCCGCCCTAAGGCCCTCTTCGTCGGTGAGGTGTTCTTTGGAATAGAGAGCTTCCCGTTCTTTAGCCACCGCATATAAGCGGGGATAGCCCATGAGAACCGTGTCCATCACCGAATAGGATTCAAAGGCAAAGTGGTCCTGCTGGAGCACGGCAATCCGCTCGCCCGGAGTTATGGATATTTCTCCCCTGTCGGCTTCGATTTCTCCCGAGAGAACCTTCAGAAAGGTAGATTTTCCCGCCCCATTGGCCCCAATGATGCCATAGCAGTTGCCGGGGGTAAATTTTAAATTTACTTCTTTAAAGAGGACCCGTTCCCCAAAGGCAACCCGTAAATCTGTTATGGTAATCACAACTATCGTTCTCCTTTAAAAAATGCAATGAGCCGGGAAATAAAGCCACCCTTTTGTTTTGTTTTTTCCGGCGTGCTCCCTTGTGCAGGACTGGGCGTCGCCTGTTCAAGTCGGCCTTTCCCTCGATTCTCTGGTGGTAGAGGGGCCACCTTCCCTTTGGGACCATATTTCTGGCGATAAAAGGCCATCCGTTCCTCAAAGGTCATGGTGCTGAGATCGGGTCGCCGATTCTCCTGTGGTTTTTTCCCGGGCCTGGCAGAGGACTTAGCAGAAAGTGAGGCGGTTTTAGCTGTCCGCTGGGGAGAGCGTTCCCTTTTCCCCTGGGGAGTCCCCGATGTTCTCTTCTTACCGGAGGCTCCTCCGGCAGATGCCCCCTGGTGATCCGGGGTTCTTCCTACTGCCGCATCTACGGCGAGCTTTGCCAGAGACGGTCCTTCTTCGTTCGTTCTGTTCCTTTTTGTTTTTGTCCCGGCCGATTCTTTCCGGGGCCCCCGACGGGAATCGCCTTTTTCCCGGCGTCGTAACGGTCGATGGCGACGCTGATCCCTGTCAGGGGATTCATCATAGGTGTCCACGGGGATGTACTGGCCTTCGCTGGCGTCGGGGATAAACATCTCTTCGCTGGCCATTTCGGCGGGAATCCGGTTATGCAGGTATTTTTCGATCGCCGGGAGCTCATAGGCATCCGATTCGCCCACCAGGCTGATGGCCACACCCTGCCGCCCTGCCCGGGCAGTACGGCCAATGCGGTGAACGTAGTTCTCTGCGTCCTGGGGAAGTTCGTAGTTAATCACCATGGCCAGGTTATCGATATCAAGACCGCGGGCCGCTACGTCGGTGGCAACTAAATAGCGCAGTTTGCCGCTTTTTATATCGTTGATAATCTGAAGCCGCTTTGTCTGGGGCAGGTCGCCAATAATAAACTCACAGTCATACCCATTAATCCGAAGTCGCTTGGCTACCACCTCTGCAAGACGTTTGGTGTTGCAAAAGATAATCACACTCTCGGGATTCCGCTCTTTAAGAATCCAGAGGAGGAGCTTCATTTTGTCATCGCTGCTTACATGGTACAGCTTTTGTTCAATAGTATCGAGGGTCACCTGCTCCGGTTCAATCTGGATTTCTACGGGGTCCTGGGTGTATTCCCAGGCGAGGTTCTTTACCCACAGGTTAAGGGTAGCGCTGAACAGCATGGTCTGGCGTCGTTCCGTAGGGGGAAGCACCTTATTCAGGCGGCGGAGGTCGGGGTAAAAGCCCATGTCGAACATGCGGTCCGCCTCGTCCAGGACGAGGAAGGCCACATCGCTCAGATTCATATGGCGGGAGTCTACCAGGTCTAGAATTCGGCCGGGAGTTCCAATGATGATCTGTACCGAATCTCGCAACATCTGGTACTGCTTGCCGTAGCCCACACCCCCAAAGAAGCTTCCCATCTTAATGGGTAAGTAGCGACCAATACTTTTGGCTTCTTCTTCTACCTGAACTGCCAGTTCCCGGGTGGGAACCATGATAAGGGCTTTTTTACCTGCCACCAGGGGCTCTGTCATGAGCCGTTGAAAAATAACGATAAGATAGGCCGCGGTTTTCCCAGTACCTGTCTGGGATTGTACGTATAAATCGTGTCCTCCAAAGGCGTTTTTGAGCACCTCTTCCTGAACAGGCATGCAGGTAACATACCCGGTTTCCGCGATTCCCCGTTGGAGGTCGGGGTGCAGTGAAAATTCTGTAAATTCCATGTCTGGTATAGTTATACCGTTTTTGGGGCCCTATGAAAAGGGATAGGCGAGTAAAATATCACCCCTCAGCACAACCCTTGCTCTGCCGTTGGGATTAGATTGAAACCAGACTGGGCCGCAGGGCGCCCTTTTGTTAGGATTGCACAGGGGGACCGAAAGCATCATAATTAATCTGGTACATACACCTGTGTAATGGTATTGCGGCAAAGGAGAAAAGAACGATGGCGACTCCCATTACTCCCCTGGCATGGATTACCGCGGCGGATATGGGGTTAGGGCATAAAAGGGCAGCCTGGCCCCTGGCTCCTTTTGGCAAAGGAGGGGTTCTTATTGCAGGAAGCGATGCGGATACGGACAGGGAAGAAATGGCCCTCTGGAACCGGCTCCGTCATACCTACGAAGCCCTTTCCCGAATAAAATCCTGGCCCCTCGTGGGTAACGCCCTTTTTGGAATTATGGATTCCCTCATGTCGATCCCCCAGGCCTATCCGTTCCGGGATCTTTCTAAACCAACGATTCAAACATCCCTGGTGGATAACCTTATTAAAAAGGGACTCTGTAGATCTTTTTTAAGGAAAGTTGAGGAAGAGAAGCTCCCTATTGTGAGCACCTTTTATGCCCAGGCTCTGGCCGCCGAACGGGCAGGGCTCAAGCGGATCTACTGTGTGATCTGCGATGCGGATATTAACCGGGTATGGGTCGCCTCCCATCCTGCCGAAAGTCGCATAGAATACTTTGTTCCCTGTGGACGGGCCCTGCGGCGGCTTAAGCAGTATGGGGTCCCCGACGAACGGATCTACATGACCGGTTTCCCCCTGCCCCTGGAACTTATTGGGAATGAGGATCTTTCCATATTGAAAAAAGATCTGGCCCGGCGCCTGGTGCGCCTTGATCCAACCAATCGTTTCTGGCCATTGCATCACCATTCGGTAGAACATTTCCTGGACTGTTCCCGGGATCAGCTTACGGAGGAAGAAGGGGCTCCCCTCACGGTTACCTTTGCGGTCGGCGGAGCCGGTGCCCAGCGGGAGATTGGCGCCGCTATCCTTGAGTCCCTGGCTCCCCGGATTGTTCGGGGGGAGTTCCGGCTTAACCTGGTGGCGGGTAAGCGCCCCGAGGTGGCCCAGTATTTTTATGAAAGGCTCGATGATGTTGGCCGGCGATACCGGGGACTTGCGGGGGGTGTGCAGGTTATCCATGATCCCAGTGACGATGGGTATTTCCGCGTCTTTGCGGAGACCCTCCATAGGACCGATGTGTTGTGGACCAAACCGAGTGAACTTTCCTTCTATACGGGACTGGGACTCCCCATTATTATGGCCCCTCCCATTGGCTCCCAGGAAGAACATAACCGGGAGTGGCTTTTAGAAATCCAGGGGGGCTGTGATCAAAAGGATCCTCCCTACACCCATGAATGGCTCTGGGACCTGTGGCAAGAGGGCCGCTTGGCCGAAATGGCCTGGGATGGTTTTTTGAAGGCCCGAAAATATGGGACCTACAAAATCGTGGAAATTCTTAAAACCGGTACCATGGTGCGGGAGTCGAGCCCTCTCAAGCGATAAGGAATGCCAGAATGGAAAAAAAGAAGCATATCCTCATCGGTATGATTGAGGTGGGCTATGGGCACCGGGGGCCCGCTCTGGTGCTGCAGAACGCCCTGATCGATCGGTATGGTCCCCAGGTTTTGGTGGATGTGCTTGATATGGTCCATGCCGTCGGGGCCCTGGATGATGATCGCCGCATCAAGGGGGCCTGGGATTTTTCTATCCCGCATCCGGTGGTGGTGCGCCTATCTTACCGCGCCATGGAAACCCTGTATCCCGCCGTTTCTGTGGTATTACGCTGTGCCATGCCCCAGTTTTTCTCCCGAACCCTGGAGTACCTCCGTCTTCAGCCGCCGGACCTCGTGGTGGCTACCCATCCTATGGTGCTCCGGGCCGTGGCATGGGCTCGAAGAAAGGGAGGATTTTCCTTTCCGGTGGTGGCCCTGGTGGTGGATCCCTTGAACGCCTATGCCCTTTGGGCGGATCCTGCGGTAGATCTCTTTTTGGTACATTCTGAATGGGCCCGGGCCGATTTGCTTCGCCGGGGAATTGCTCCCGACCGAATTGGTCTTGTCCCCTATCCCCTCTTGCCTGCCATGAAATCTTCAGAAAAGGGACGGGATGAGCTGTGTTCCCTGTATGGTGTTGGGGCCGACGGTAAGCCGGTGGTGCTCGTAACGAGCGGGGCCCAGGGCCTGGGACGGGTCTACGGTTTTGTGGAACGGGCCTATGAAGAAAATCTTCCCTTCGATTTTTTGGTGGTCACCGGGAAAAACCAGGCCCTTTTTCAGCGGATGCAGGCCCTGGCCACCCGTCCTCGGAAGGGACGTCTTGTGCCCCTCGGACAGGTTTCCTGCATGGAAGATCTCTATACCCTCTGTGATGTGGTAACGGGGAAGGTAGGGGCCGCTACCTGCATGGAAACCCTGTATCACCAGCGGCCTTTTTTGTGTACCGAATGGGTAGCCCAGAATGATTACCGTCTGCTTAAATTCCTGAAAGAGGAGAATCTGGGCTGTTACGCCCCCCGCTATACTTCTTTTGTTCAGTTCTTGCAAGAGGAACGATGGCATTCATGTAAGAAAAGCTCCATTGTTTTTTCAAATTCTGGTATACTGGAGGCACTGGCTTCTCTCGTGGAGGAGGGCGGTAGCTTAGAGTAATCGGAGGAACCGCTTATGATCTTTGTGGATCGTCCTGATGGAAAACGGGTAAAAAAACTGAATCCTTTCCAAAAAATTCTCCCCTATGTGATGCGGGGACGTAACGAAGCGGCAGTGTATTTTTCAATGGATATTGATATTGAACCGGCCCTCCGGATGGTGCGGGATCTCAACAATGTCCAGGGGGAAAAGAAGTTTGGCCTGTTTCATGTGGTTATTGCGGCAATTGTTCGGGTGCTCGAAGAAAAACCTCTTATGAATCGATTTGTGATGGGACGACATATCTATGAGCGCAACTACCGATCTATTTCTTTTATTGTGAAAAAACAGCTCACCGAGGATGCCCGGGAAACGGACGCGAAGATCTTTTTTGATGAAGGGGAAAATTTTTTCACCGTCGCCCAAAAGGTTGATGAGGCCATTGCCCGGGCCCAGAGCGAAGAACTCAGCCCAGACGAGAAGGAAATGTATTTCCTTGCCTCTATCCCCGGCGGCTATCGGATTGCGACAGCGATATTCCGTCTCCTTGATCGTCTGAATATCGCGCCAGGGGGGATGATTAAAAGCGATCCCCTGTATACGTCGGTGTATGTGGCTAACCTGGCAAGCCTTAATCTGGATGCGCCCTTCCATCACCTGTATGAATGGGGAAGCGCCTCGGTCTTTGTGGTCATGGGACGGATAGAGCGGCGAAAGGTCCAGAGGAAGGACGGAACCGAGGCCCTACACCGCTGGATGAACTTTAAAATAACGGTGGATGAACGGATTGGGGAGGGGCTGTATTTTGCCCGGGTTTTAGAACTCTTTAAACGAATCATGGCAAACCCCACGGTCCTTCTGGAAAAGGATGTGCGGCAAGAAGAAGTTCTTCAGAGTGCTCCACAGCCCGATGCGGTGCCGGTGGTGTTTTAAGGGGGATAGCAAGATATCATTGTGGTTTATAAAAGGGCTTTTCTCTTTTTGATGGGGTGCGAATTACTATGGACCGGCGCGGTATGGTACCTGCCGGTCCTCCAACGATAGTTGCTTTTTTACTTGATCTCAATTTTCCGCGGCTTGGCCGATTCTTTGGTGTGCAGGGTAAGCTGCAGTACTCCGTCGGTCATGACCGCTTCGATTTTTTCCCGATCGATGGTGTCATCGATGATAAAACGTTTGTGGTATTCTCCGCTATGGCGTTCCCGGATCAGGTAGGTTCCTTCGACGGGTGTTTCGGCGGGTTTCCCGTGGATCACCAGTTCGTTCTTTTCAACGCTTACTTCAATGCCCTCTTTATCCACGCCGGGCATTTCAAGACGGACAATGACCAGCCCATTTTCTTCGCAGATGCTGCAGGCCGGTTGAATGGGCTTATCCTTCTTGGGTTCATTTTTCTTTGTTTCTACCATGGTGTTCATAGGTTCCTCCTCTCTCATTGTTATTTGACCTGAACGGCGATCTGGCGGGGCTTGAGTTCTTCTTTTTTGCCGATGGTGACCGTCAGCACCCCGTTCTTTAGCTCCGCCTTAACCTTTTCAGGATCCGCCGCATTGGGAAGAGAAATAGTTCTCCGGAACGATCCTTCCCAGGTTTCCTTGCGGAAGAAACGTTTCTTTTCATCCTTCCCTTTCTTTTCCCCTTCCAGGGTAAGAACGTTGTTTTCGACGGTAAGGGAAATGTCCTTTTTATCGATACCGGGAAGATCTACATACAGATAGTAGGCGTCGGGTGTTTCTACAAGATCCATGGCCGGCGCTACTGCCCGGTCCAGCAGCCCCATGTTGTCCCAACCGCTGTCAAACCAGCGGTTCATCAGTTGCTGGAGTTGTTCCAGCTCTTCGATAGGATCCAGTTCATAGTTTCGTCGGCGAGGTATCAGATTCATAGAAACCTCCTTTCTATTCAGTAATATTGTATGCCCCCGTGGGCATACATGTTATAGCAATTAGCGTGCCAAACGTGTTTTTCTTTTTTTTGATCTACTATCTCATTGTGATTAAATGAGATAGATAAAACGCACCGTTTGTGGTATCTTTTAATTTTATGAAATTTCGTGTGTTCCTGGATAAAAATAACATGACTGTATCAATATGACGCTTACAATTGTGTCGTTATGACTCTTTATAAAAAAGAAAGTGAATGTGGAATGTTCCTTTTGTAGTCAGTGGCCGGAGTGGTGAGCATAATTGAGAATAATAGAGAAATTGGTTGGTGGTTCGACATTTTTGTTGATACTTCGACTATTTTGTTGTTATGGTTAAAGGGTTTTTACCATGATGAGGATATAACTTTCTATAATGCATAATGTTATTTTGTGTTTGAAAAAACCATAATTGGCCCGGTTTTTGCTATTTTTTCTTAGATATACGAAGGGCCTTCATTTTTTTGACAGGCCCTGGAAATGGTGCTCGAATCTTACTTTTTACCAGGGATGGTGTCTATGCATACAAAGAAGGTTATGGCCTGGTGGATGGTGTGGATTATCTTCTGTATGGGGCCCCTTATGGGACTCTCTGCGGGAGGCCAGGGGGAGGAGAAAAAAGAAAAAGCCGCAGGATTGGAAAACTGGTCGAGCGCTTTTGATATTTCTACCAAGAAACCGGGAACCTATAACATCTACGCGGAAGCCCAGGATTCGGCGGGGAACAAAAAGGTCGCAGGCCCTATCAACATTTATGTTGATCCTGCGTCGGATCTTCCTCAGGTTTCCATCGCCAATCCCCTTCCCCGTATGCATGTCACCGGGGACCTTAACATTGTGGGCACCTGCAGCGATGATGATGGGGTTCACGAAGTATATGTAAAAATCGATAACGGGGAATGGATTACCGCCAAGGGGAAAGAGTTCTGGTCGGTGTATATGCCCGCTGGTACCATACCCGATGGGCGGCGAAAGATTACGGTTAAGGGTATGGATATCAACGGCCTTGCGGGACCAGAAAAAACGGTGATTTTTGATATGGATCGCCAAAAACCGGTGATCACTATTGCGGCCCCCGCCGAAGGGGCCCTGCTTTCAGGAAAGATAGAAATTCGAGGAATAGCCACCGATGCGAACGAGGTCGTTAAAGTAGAATATTCTATTGATAATGGGAAGAATTATGTTCCCGCAAAGGGAAATTGGGACCGAAAAAAGGGAGAGTTTTCTTTTGTGGCTCCCATCGATACAAAAGTTATCCCTTCCGGGCCCACGGTGGTGCTGGTGCGGGCTACCGATGGCTGTGGCTCGGTAGGTATAAAGCCGGTTATTTTTGTGGTGGATAACAAACCCCCTGTGATAGAACTGGTCTATCCAAAGCAGGGCGAAGCGGTGGACCGACAGGTACGGTTCATGGGAAAGGTCCAGGATGATGTGGCCGTAGCGACGCTCACCTGGGCCATTGGAAAAGACTCGGGAGAGATCCCCCTTCGGGCGGGGGACCCCTACTGGAATGTTGCCTACACCCTGCCGGATTCAGTCCAGAAAGAACTGGAACTGGTGCTGACTGCGCGGGACACCATCGGAAATACCTCGAGCAAAAAATACCGAATTCCTATCGACCGGGAGCGGGATCTTCCCCGAATCAGTTTGATCCAGACCCGGCCGGCCCTCCTTTCTGGTCCGTCGGATGCAAGAAAAGGGAAGGGGCCGGAGAGCCGAACAGTCCGTACCGAAGGCTCTCTTTTTGTGTCCGGCCGGGTCCAGGACGATGATGGGGTGAAAGAACTACGGTACTGGCTTAATAAGGATTCGCCTACGGTGATCAGTACCACGGGGGCCTTTTCTGTAGAACTTGCAAACCTTGCCGTAGGGACCCATACCCTTTCCTTCCAGGCCGTTGATGTGCATGGAACCGTGGGACCAGTAACGACCCTTACCATCGAAGATGTGGGCCCCCCACCAACCCTATCGATAGAAGCGGTGGAGTTTGGGCGGGGCGGTAAAGATTCCCGTCGCGAGCCCTTTGTCCCGGGCATGGAACTTGCCCCCGATAGCCAGGCCTCCCTGGTGGTTAAACTAAGCGGTGGCTATAAAAACGAAAGTCTCTCCTATACCTTCGGGAATGAAAAAAGCCAGTCCCTTTCTGTAAAGGGAAACATCTCCGGACAGGTACTGGTGCCAGTTCCCGCCACAGGGCCCTTTGGAGTGATTCCTCTTCTGCTTGAAGTTACCGACGGTGCGGGCCGCAAGGGGACGCTAAAAACCCAGCTCTACCTTACTAACTATGGGGTTGTTCGGGGAGAGCCGGCCTTTGACTTTACCGACGAGCGGATCGATGAGGCGGGACGGGTAGTATTTGTCCCCGAAAAGGACGGTATGCCTCGACCCCTGGTAGGCCGGGCCATTGGCCGGGATCTGGTGTCGGTAAAACTGGTGCCCGATAGTTCCCTGTGCACGGTTCGTCTGCAGGAT from the Treponema sp. J25 genome contains:
- a CDS encoding tetratricopeptide repeat protein, which encodes MKRYWNIFPLLMAGVLACKTVPPASQESPGEKAEAPSPQEVSVSAEAKAPGPESALETQKTAGPDLSEAPLFLGDPPILVGEVPSPPAFPEPSAPLKIPAESQTAVVTDKTASSLTGEEQTGKSLSQDSSGTSPRQERPAETKPPASSTSSTEQKKTTTPPVLKPTEPVVAEQKTESPASPLQSLPEPAVRGEGALPEALSYSRSVRALVGQLVEVPFQGGGWIYLGEVAGRRGLVYDSRRTDPEGQTFIFRAENVGLYSLKFFRQDFLQDYVINDYVRVEVIQNPEITETGGFRLAPDRGRVVAEPRWPPRSVAAAPAAAPESSKGTGDQSASPISSSTKGEQGDNTSAFSPVPPANTGTSAPASSGTAGGSANVSPGAAAGTSSASQGAVPAATGGSGPAPGGAPSGTTTTGAGAQNLRTSGGQATSTAPGLSAVSGGTPSGLSALSGVSPASSTLPENTSLEALLRQARDAYEKNQYAAALDLLNQMYDSYPAGTDEALWLMGQIFETQGPQRDIKKAYDAYKRLLEEFPTSSRYDEAQRRVRYIERFYFNIR
- a CDS encoding thermonuclease family protein encodes the protein MKKTGPAIGVLLVVLSISYLYAKSPSSQRQDLYRVNKENISFSSQVVLSRCLPAFVEEVVDGDTIKVRLSGSIPRSLKARETIRLLGIDAPETESSPRPVGFFGEEAKKYARRLLLQQRVFLAFDWDLRDRYGRLLAYVYLPDGRCVNKLLIEEGYAYAYTRYPFQFLEEFRQAQNIARSQKRGLWASASPKN
- a CDS encoding ABC-F family ATP-binding cassette domain-containing protein; the encoded protein is MITITDLRVAFGERVLFKEVNLKFTPGNCYGIIGANGAGKSTFLKVLSGEIEADRGEISITPGERIAVLQQDHFAFESYSVMDTVLMGYPRLYAVAKEREALYSKEHLTDEEGLRAGELEAEFAELGGWEAEAQASQLLSGLGLEEEAQGKMMSELDEAQKVRVLLAQALFGNPDILLLDEPTNGLDLESIEWLEEFLIEFPNTVIVVSHDRHFLNTVCTHICDIDYGRITMYAGNYDFWYKMSQILQRQAREQQKKNEEKARELKEFIQRFASNASKSRQATSRKKVLEKLELDSIPVTTRKFPYVAFKPNREIGNNVLRIEKLNYTAPDGTVLLKNFSLTVHREDKIAFVGLQHQAKTALFDILAGELVPQSGDIAWGQTVSFSYFPREHGRYFDTDLSITDWLKQFSPDQDETYVRSFLGRMLFSGDEALKPVRVLSGGEKVRCLLARMMLSGANVLILDEPTNHLDLEAITSLNEGLVDFQGVLLFNTHDHEFITSIANRIIELLPDGTYIDRMMNFEDYLKDEQVKELRAAAYHHRERLQI
- a CDS encoding DEAD/DEAH box helicase → MEFTEFSLHPDLQRGIAETGYVTCMPVQEEVLKNAFGGHDLYVQSQTGTGKTAAYLIVIFQRLMTEPLVAGKKALIMVPTRELAVQVEEEAKSIGRYLPIKMGSFFGGVGYGKQYQMLRDSVQIIIGTPGRILDLVDSRHMNLSDVAFLVLDEADRMFDMGFYPDLRRLNKVLPPTERRQTMLFSATLNLWVKNLAWEYTQDPVEIQIEPEQVTLDTIEQKLYHVSSDDKMKLLLWILKERNPESVIIFCNTKRLAEVVAKRLRINGYDCEFIIGDLPQTKRLQIINDIKSGKLRYLVATDVAARGLDIDNLAMVINYELPQDAENYVHRIGRTARAGRQGVAISLVGESDAYELPAIEKYLHNRIPAEMASEEMFIPDASEGQYIPVDTYDESPDRDQRRHRPLRRREKGDSRRGPRKESAGTKTKRNRTNEEGPSLAKLAVDAAVGRTPDHQGASAGGASGKKRTSGTPQGKRERSPQRTAKTASLSAKSSARPGKKPQENRRPDLSTMTFEERMAFYRQKYGPKGKVAPLPPENRGKGRLEQATPSPAQGSTPEKTKQKGGFISRLIAFFKGER
- a CDS encoding Hsp20/alpha crystallin family protein, whose protein sequence is MNTMVETKKNEPKKDKPIQPACSICEENGLVIVRLEMPGVDKEGIEVSVEKNELVIHGKPAETPVEGTYLIRERHSGEYHKRFIIDDTIDREKIEAVMTDGVLQLTLHTKESAKPRKIEIK
- a CDS encoding Hsp20/alpha crystallin family protein, which encodes MNLIPRRRNYELDPIEELEQLQQLMNRWFDSGWDNMGLLDRAVAPAMDLVETPDAYYLYVDLPGIDKKDISLTVENNVLTLEGEKKGKDEKKRFFRKETWEGSFRRTISLPNAADPEKVKAELKNGVLTVTIGKKEELKPRQIAVQVK